In a single window of the Bubalus kerabau isolate K-KA32 ecotype Philippines breed swamp buffalo chromosome 18, PCC_UOA_SB_1v2, whole genome shotgun sequence genome:
- the LOC129632889 gene encoding 60S ribosomal protein L30-like has product MVAAKKMKKSLESINSRLQLVMKSGKYVLGYKQTLKRIRQGKAKLVILANNCPALRKSEIEYYAMLAKTGVHHYSGNNIELGTACGKYYRVCTLAIIDPGDSDIIRSMPEQTGEK; this is encoded by the coding sequence ATGGTGGCtgcaaagaagatgaaaaagtcaCTGGAGTCGATCAACTCTAGGCTGCAGCTGGTTATGAAAAGTGGAAAGTACGTGCTGGGGTACAAACAGACTCTGAAAAGGATCAGACAAGGCAAAGCGAAACTGGTCATCCTCGCCAACAACTGCCCAGCCTTGAGGAAATCTGAAATAGAGTATTATGCCATGTTGGCCAAAACTGGTGTCCATCACTACAGTGGCAATAATATTGAATTGGGCACAGCATGTGGAAAATACTACAGAGTATGCACACTGGCTATCATTgatccaggtgattctgatattaTTAGAAGCATGCCAGAACAGACTGGTGAAAAGTAA